A genome region from Yoonia vestfoldensis includes the following:
- a CDS encoding DUF4326 domain-containing protein has translation MRGSRPFANPYQGDGANPDHAYLVQLYRAYLARPEQAELVKRIKRELRGKDLCCWCALDQPCHADVLLEIANELDAHRQRGGFTGGM, from the coding sequence ATCCGCGGCAGCCGGCCGTTTGCCAACCCCTACCAAGGCGACGGCGCCAACCCAGACCACGCCTATCTGGTGCAGCTCTACCGCGCATATCTTGCACGGCCCGAGCAGGCTGAACTGGTGAAGCGGATCAAGCGCGAGCTGCGCGGCAAGGATCTGTGCTGCTGGTGCGCCCTCGACCAACCATGCCACGCCGATGTGCTGCTGGAGATCGCCAACGAGCTAGACGCTCACCGCCAGCGCGGCGGATTTACGGGAGGCATGTGA
- a CDS encoding MT-A70 family methyltransferase, translated as MTVLQSFIDLRPSGGFDLIMADPPWRFDNWSEAGAEKNATAHYGCEGIDWIKALPVSVLAAPDCLLWLWATNPMLPEALSCIEAWGFTFKTAGTWVKRTTRGKDAFGTGYILRSSNEPFLIATRGAPKTTRATRSTLPTYDDGFHSVAEGGDWPAGSITIKGRVRAHSEKPEEAFTACEALMPHARRLELFSRTTRKGWAAWGNETGKLGSAE; from the coding sequence ATGACCGTCCTGCAATCCTTCATCGACCTGCGCCCATCGGGCGGCTTTGATCTAATTATGGCCGACCCGCCCTGGCGGTTCGACAACTGGTCCGAGGCAGGCGCGGAAAAGAACGCGACAGCGCACTATGGATGCGAGGGGATCGACTGGATCAAGGCGCTGCCCGTGTCAGTGCTGGCCGCGCCCGATTGCTTGCTGTGGCTCTGGGCCACAAATCCAATGCTCCCCGAAGCGCTGTCCTGCATCGAGGCCTGGGGCTTCACATTCAAGACGGCCGGCACATGGGTCAAGCGCACGACGCGCGGCAAGGATGCCTTCGGCACCGGCTACATCCTGCGGTCATCCAACGAGCCGTTTTTGATCGCCACGCGCGGGGCGCCGAAAACCACGCGCGCGACCAGATCTACGCTGCCGACCTATGACGACGGGTTCCATTCTGTGGCCGAGGGTGGCGACTGGCCAGCCGGATCGATCACGATCAAAGGGCGCGTGCGCGCACATTCCGAAAAGCCCGAGGAAGCATTTACCGCCTGCGAGGCGCTGATGCCGCATGCGCGCCGGTTGGAGCTGTTCAGCCGCACCACGCGCAAAGGCTGGGCTGCCTGGGGCAACGAGACAGGCAAGTTGGGGAGTGCTGAATGA
- a CDS encoding S24 family peptidase → MDVIDGKWIAQRLTGRRGEKAELARHLGVGPDVITKILSGDRKVQPEEAPRAVSFFDGINGTMVDRKKTVESALVAVYDIQASAGDGAYPVDEYRVGSLAFPKNYLRSLTRANPHDLAIISVKGDSMLPTLADDDVVMLDTSKRDLSYDGLFVIRDNGDALLVKRIGRASQPGCVTIISDNRQLYASVEKALTDIDVVGRVIWTGGKV, encoded by the coding sequence ATGGATGTGATTGACGGAAAATGGATCGCTCAGCGCCTTACCGGCCGGCGCGGTGAGAAGGCAGAGCTTGCACGGCACCTCGGTGTCGGGCCTGATGTTATAACAAAAATACTTTCAGGTGACCGAAAGGTTCAGCCAGAAGAAGCGCCCAGAGCCGTTTCTTTTTTTGATGGCATCAACGGGACTATGGTCGACCGCAAAAAAACTGTCGAGTCTGCACTGGTCGCTGTTTACGACATTCAAGCTAGCGCAGGTGACGGCGCTTACCCTGTTGATGAATATCGCGTAGGAAGTCTCGCTTTTCCAAAAAACTACCTGCGCAGCCTGACTCGCGCCAATCCGCATGATCTGGCAATCATCTCGGTAAAGGGCGACAGCATGCTGCCGACGCTGGCCGATGATGACGTCGTGATGCTCGACACCTCAAAGCGCGATCTGTCCTACGACGGGTTATTCGTGATCAGGGACAACGGCGACGCGTTATTGGTAAAACGTATCGGGCGGGCAAGTCAGCCAGGATGTGTGACCATCATCTCCGACAATCGACAGCTATACGCGTCTGTCGAAAAGGCGCTGACCGATATCGACGTTGTTGGCCGCGTTATCTGGACGGGGGGTAAGGTGTGA
- a CDS encoding glycosyltransferase family 25 protein codes for MLRLKSYVVIMKAVFAQVINLDRSPERLNAIGADLAQVGLAWSRARAVEPKADYASTTQLYNRARANYFFGRDLTRGEVGCFLSHLAALRTLFESDCDIGLILEDDAQLQRNTDQIISEISATLDVKEPLWACVNLSYTTGLAPV; via the coding sequence ATGCTTCGACTTAAATCCTATGTGGTGATAATGAAGGCAGTTTTTGCTCAAGTCATTAATCTGGACAGATCACCTGAAAGGCTAAATGCTATCGGTGCCGATCTTGCCCAAGTTGGTTTGGCCTGGTCGAGGGCAAGAGCAGTTGAGCCGAAAGCAGACTATGCTAGTACAACGCAACTCTATAACCGAGCACGTGCCAATTATTTTTTTGGGCGGGATTTGACCCGGGGGGAAGTTGGGTGTTTTTTGAGCCACTTGGCTGCGCTGCGCACATTGTTTGAAAGTGATTGCGATATTGGTCTGATACTTGAGGATGATGCGCAGCTCCAGAGAAATACAGACCAGATAATCTCGGAAATTTCTGCCACTTTAGACGTCAAAGAGCCGCTCTGGGCTTGTGTAAATCTGAGCTACACTACTGGTCTTGCCCCCGTTTGA
- a CDS encoding tyrosine-type recombinase/integrase, protein MWNEPDGARRRYRLAADTAKEAEREARDLILQTTAPTSGLTVAQIWEAYRVEMGERRQAAKLAQTGRNVLPELGHMTAEHISSDDCRAYIAKRRAAGRMDGTIRTELGCLRSALIWAQRQQLINRGPRIEMPQTPPPRERYLSRREVSALIEAAIEPHIRLAILLMLTTAGRSGALFELTWNRVDLERRVIKLSSSDIGPRKGRATVPINDTLVAALQTARQAALSDYVIEWGGRRVRSIKTGFNAAVLRAGIAHCTPHDLRRTAGRFMAEAGVPIEEIAQYLGHTNPNVTRSTYSKFSPEYLRKAASALEF, encoded by the coding sequence ATGTGGAACGAACCAGACGGCGCGCGGCGACGTTATCGCCTTGCGGCTGACACAGCAAAGGAAGCGGAGCGAGAAGCGCGCGACCTGATCCTGCAAACAACTGCTCCGACCTCCGGCCTGACGGTTGCCCAAATATGGGAAGCGTACCGCGTCGAGATGGGCGAACGGAGACAAGCTGCAAAGTTGGCTCAGACCGGTCGTAATGTGCTACCCGAACTCGGACACATGACCGCAGAGCATATCAGCTCCGACGACTGTCGTGCCTACATAGCGAAGCGGCGCGCGGCTGGACGGATGGATGGGACCATTAGGACCGAGCTTGGCTGCTTGAGGTCCGCCTTGATCTGGGCGCAGCGCCAGCAGTTGATCAACCGCGGGCCGCGAATAGAAATGCCTCAGACGCCACCGCCGCGGGAACGGTACCTGTCGCGGCGGGAGGTTTCCGCGCTGATCGAAGCTGCGATCGAACCACATATCCGTTTGGCGATCTTGTTGATGCTGACGACAGCAGGCAGATCGGGTGCGCTGTTCGAGCTGACCTGGAATCGCGTCGATCTCGAACGCCGGGTGATCAAACTATCGAGCAGCGATATCGGGCCGCGGAAGGGCAGGGCAACGGTGCCGATCAATGACACGCTTGTCGCCGCGCTGCAGACCGCGCGCCAAGCGGCACTGTCAGACTATGTGATCGAATGGGGCGGGCGTCGGGTACGGTCAATCAAGACAGGCTTCAACGCGGCTGTGTTGCGGGCAGGGATTGCGCATTGCACGCCGCATGATCTGCGCCGCACGGCCGGCAGGTTCATGGCAGAGGCTGGCGTGCCAATTGAGGAAATCGCGCAGTATCTTGGTCACACCAATCCGAACGTCACGCGGTCGACCTATAGCAAGTTCAGTCCGGAGTATCTCAGAAAAGCGGCGAGTGCGCTCGAGTTTTGA
- a CDS encoding LacI family DNA-binding transcriptional regulator, which produces MPLTSDPKRPLTLRDVSEASGVSEMTVSRVLRNKGDVSAATRQKVQDAAKRLGYVPNKIAGALASSRVNLVAVIIPSLGNMVFPEVLAGISEVLEDTDLQPVVGVTDYLPEKEEKVLFEMLSWRPSGVIIAGLEHSEASRAMLRQAGIPVVEIMDTDGEPIDTCVGISHRRAGRKMAEEIIAAGYQKIGFMGTKMPLDHRARKRFEGFTRTLAKAGIEIADQEFYSGGSALAKGREMTAKMISRSPDLDFLYYSNDMIGAGGLLYLLEQGVAIPDQIGIAAFNGVELLDGLPRQLATMDACRREIGVKAAQIIVARNLGLASEDATTVTLSPKLSPGETLRRG; this is translated from the coding sequence ATGCCTTTGACCAGCGATCCCAAACGCCCCCTGACCCTGCGCGATGTCTCCGAAGCATCGGGCGTCAGTGAAATGACCGTCAGCCGCGTCTTGCGCAACAAGGGCGATGTCAGCGCGGCAACCCGCCAAAAGGTGCAGGATGCCGCCAAACGGCTGGGCTATGTGCCCAACAAGATCGCGGGTGCGCTGGCCTCGTCGCGGGTGAACCTTGTGGCGGTGATCATCCCGTCGCTGGGCAATATGGTCTTCCCCGAGGTGCTGGCCGGTATATCAGAAGTGTTGGAAGACACTGACCTGCAACCGGTTGTGGGCGTCACCGATTACCTGCCCGAGAAAGAAGAAAAGGTCTTGTTCGAGATGCTGTCATGGCGGCCATCCGGCGTCATCATCGCAGGGCTGGAACATTCCGAGGCCTCGCGTGCCATGCTGCGGCAGGCGGGCATCCCGGTGGTCGAGATCATGGATACCGATGGCGAGCCGATTGACACTTGCGTGGGCATTTCGCATCGCCGCGCAGGGCGCAAGATGGCCGAGGAAATCATCGCCGCTGGCTATCAAAAGATCGGGTTCATGGGCACGAAAATGCCGCTGGATCACCGCGCGCGCAAACGCTTTGAAGGGTTCACCCGCACGCTGGCCAAGGCCGGGATCGAGATTGCGGATCAGGAATTCTATTCCGGCGGATCCGCATTGGCCAAGGGCCGCGAGATGACGGCCAAGATGATCTCGCGCAGTCCAGATCTGGATTTTCTTTATTATTCCAATGACATGATCGGCGCGGGCGGCTTGCTGTATCTGCTGGAACAGGGCGTTGCAATCCCCGACCAGATCGGGATTGCCGCGTTCAATGGTGTGGAATTGCTGGACGGTCTGCCGCGTCAATTGGCGACGATGGATGCCTGCCGCCGTGAAATCGGGGTCAAGGCCGCGCAGATCATCGTGGCGCGCAATCTGGGGCTGGCAAGCGAGGATGCAACGACCGTCACGCTCAGCCCGAAACTGTCACCGGGCGAGACCTTGCGGCGCGGCTAA
- a CDS encoding terminase large subunit → MEPIDHPVSRYAIGVVAGDIIAGDLVRMACERHLMDLETGRDRGLYFDCNAATMVTRFASMLQHTAGPMAGKPLHLEPWQVFRHGSVFGWKHEDTGLRRFQSTYHQVGKKNGKTTDTAVPMIYTQLFDGEEAPEGYCAATTRDQAGLLFKGIKRIIRRSPFLGAMMKVWRTSIVTPKFDGQIACLSREGDSSDGINPSFLARDEMHRWTDRELAETIVESMIARAQPIDWVITTAGHDRGSLCGELRGYGESVLRGDVKDDSFFAYIAEPAADCDPTDPRSWAMGNPNLGVSKQRGAMEKSLNRALAIQGQMPNFRRFHLNLWTEGAESWIARDVWDQGLAAAPFDVEMLYGRKAWVGLDLSNKVDTTAIVVAVPVDGLIYLIAYTFLPEGPKGFIARAQSEKREYVGWRDDGWLEIHTGGSIDEQQLVNRLEMIRQKFDLQEVAYDPWGMKYLAQQLDKRRFPMVEHRQGYASMSNPMKRFEERVAQNRIRHGGNPVLAWQVGNVHRDEDAAENVKPNKKRSSGRIDAAVAAIMAVGRAEANEGKRKAREIETV, encoded by the coding sequence ATGGAACCGATTGATCACCCCGTCTCGCGCTACGCCATTGGCGTGGTGGCGGGCGACATCATCGCAGGCGATCTGGTGCGCATGGCCTGCGAGCGGCATCTGATGGACTTGGAGACGGGCAGGGACCGTGGCCTCTATTTCGACTGCAATGCGGCGACGATGGTCACGCGGTTTGCCTCGATGCTGCAGCACACGGCGGGGCCGATGGCCGGCAAGCCGCTGCACCTCGAACCTTGGCAGGTGTTTCGGCATGGCTCGGTCTTTGGATGGAAACACGAGGACACCGGGCTCCGGCGGTTCCAGTCCACCTATCACCAGGTGGGCAAGAAGAACGGCAAGACCACCGACACGGCGGTGCCGATGATCTACACGCAGCTCTTCGACGGCGAAGAGGCACCGGAAGGCTATTGCGCAGCAACGACGCGCGACCAGGCGGGGCTGTTGTTCAAGGGGATCAAGCGGATCATCCGGCGCTCGCCGTTCCTGGGCGCGATGATGAAGGTCTGGCGGACATCGATCGTCACGCCGAAGTTCGACGGCCAGATTGCGTGCCTCTCGCGCGAGGGCGACAGTTCGGACGGGATCAACCCGTCGTTCCTGGCGCGTGATGAGATGCACCGCTGGACCGATCGCGAGCTGGCCGAGACGATTGTGGAATCGATGATCGCGCGGGCGCAGCCGATCGACTGGGTGATCACGACGGCGGGCCATGATCGTGGGTCGCTCTGCGGAGAGCTGCGCGGCTACGGCGAAAGTGTTCTGCGCGGGGATGTGAAGGATGACAGCTTCTTTGCCTATATTGCGGAACCGGCGGCGGATTGCGATCCGACGGATCCGCGCTCCTGGGCAATGGGCAATCCGAACCTCGGTGTGAGCAAGCAGCGCGGTGCGATGGAAAAGAGCCTTAACCGGGCGCTGGCGATTCAAGGGCAGATGCCGAACTTCCGGCGGTTCCACCTGAACCTCTGGACCGAGGGTGCGGAAAGCTGGATCGCGCGGGATGTCTGGGACCAGGGGCTGGCCGCTGCGCCATTCGATGTCGAAATGCTCTATGGCCGCAAGGCATGGGTCGGGCTGGATCTGTCTAACAAGGTCGACACGACGGCGATCGTGGTGGCTGTGCCGGTAGACGGGCTGATCTACCTGATCGCCTACACGTTCCTGCCCGAAGGCCCAAAGGGGTTCATCGCGCGGGCGCAGTCGGAAAAGCGGGAATATGTCGGCTGGCGCGACGATGGCTGGCTAGAAATTCACACGGGCGGCAGCATCGACGAGCAGCAGCTGGTGAACCGGCTCGAGATGATCCGGCAGAAGTTCGACCTGCAGGAAGTGGCCTACGACCCTTGGGGCATGAAGTACTTGGCGCAGCAGCTGGACAAGCGGCGGTTTCCGATGGTCGAGCACCGGCAGGGCTATGCCTCGATGTCGAACCCGATGAAGCGGTTCGAGGAACGGGTCGCGCAGAACCGCATCCGGCATGGTGGCAATCCGGTGCTGGCTTGGCAGGTCGGCAATGTGCATCGCGACGAGGATGCGGCCGAGAACGTGAAACCAAACAAGAAGCGCTCGAGCGGGCGGATCGACGCGGCTGTTGCGGCGATTATGGCCGTCGGGCGGGCTGAAGCAAACGAAGGCAAGCGCAAGGCGCGGGAGATTGAAACGGTATGA
- a CDS encoding IS3 family transposase (programmed frameshift): MPEHVLMSEIEIITDGGRRRRWSAAEKLRIVEETLDDRASISVVARRNGVAPNLLYRWRRLMLEGGSVAVSEDDDVTSNKVVRQMEDRIRELERQLGRKTLEAEILREALDKSRFKKTDLARAVAAEGRFPVKVVAETLGVARSNLIDRLNSRTKPRRRYYKAQDAALVPLITTLVAARPTYGYRRITAILNRQLRPEGLAAVNHKRVYRIMKAHNLLLARKYTERPEHVHDGKVIVMRSNLRWCSDGFEFTCWNRDIVRGAFIIDAHDREIIAWRAVVNIGISGSDIRDIMLEAVERRFGDHRAPSVIEMLSDNGSPYIAKDTQIFARQLGLKPCFTPVRSPQSNGISEAFVKTLKRDYVQVTPLPDAHTVLGLIGAWIEDHNDNHPHSGLKMRSPREFIAAQTATA, from the exons ATGCCTGAGCACGTGCTTATGTCTGAGATAGAAATCATCACTGATGGCGGCCGTCGTCGTCGCTGGAGCGCGGCCGAGAAGCTGCGCATTGTCGAAGAAACGCTGGATGACCGGGCCAGCATTTCTGTGGTCGCACGCCGTAATGGCGTGGCCCCTAATCTATTGTATCGTTGGCGCAGGCTCATGCTGGAGGGAGGAAGTGTCGCCGTGTCAGAGGATGATGACGTGACCAGCAACAAGGTCGTCCGACAGATGGAAGATCGCATCCGTGAACTCGAACGCCAGCTTGGCCGCAAAACGCTGGAGGCCGAGATCCTGCGCGAGGCGTTGGACAAATCACGCT TCAAAAAAACAGATCTTGCACGTGCGGTCGCCGCTGAGGGGAGATTTCCAGTGAAGGTCGTGGCTGAAACGCTGGGTGTGGCCCGCTCGAACTTGATTGACAGGTTGAACAGCAGGACGAAGCCGCGTCGGCGCTACTATAAAGCGCAAGACGCGGCGTTGGTGCCGCTGATCACAACGCTGGTGGCGGCCCGACCGACCTATGGCTACCGGCGGATTACGGCAATCCTGAACCGGCAGCTGCGCCCGGAAGGGTTAGCAGCCGTTAATCACAAAAGGGTCTATCGCATCATGAAGGCACACAACCTGCTTCTGGCGCGGAAATACACGGAGCGGCCTGAACATGTTCACGACGGCAAGGTCATCGTCATGCGTTCGAACCTGCGCTGGTGCAGCGACGGCTTCGAGTTCACCTGCTGGAACCGTGACATCGTCCGTGGCGCCTTCATCATCGATGCGCACGACCGCGAAATCATCGCTTGGCGCGCCGTGGTGAACATCGGGATCAGCGGTTCCGACATCCGCGATATCATGCTCGAGGCCGTGGAACGCCGCTTTGGTGATCACCGTGCGCCGTCGGTCATCGAGATGCTGTCTGACAATGGCTCGCCCTATATCGCGAAGGACACGCAGATCTTCGCCCGCCAGTTGGGCCTGAAGCCCTGCTTCACGCCGGTACGGAGCCCACAGAGCAATGGCATCTCGGAGGCTTTTGTGAAAACACTGAAGCGCGATTACGTCCAGGTGACGCCGTTACCGGACGCCCACACAGTTCTTGGATTGATCGGCGCTTGGATCGAGGACCACAATGACAACCACCCGCACTCAGGGCTGAAAATGCGCTCACCACGCGAGTTCATCGCAGCTCAAACCGCAACCGCCTGA
- a CDS encoding DUF2312 domain-containing protein yields the protein MKPDPEFDAARDKVNSVAAEELRQFIERFERLEAEKKDITDGQKEVMAEAKGRGYDTKVLRKIMPIRKRDANDLAEEQAVMDLYMSALGMV from the coding sequence ATGAAGCCTGACCCCGAATTCGACGCGGCCCGCGACAAAGTCAATTCCGTGGCTGCCGAAGAGCTACGTCAATTCATCGAGCGCTTCGAGCGCCTCGAGGCTGAAAAGAAGGACATTACCGACGGACAAAAAGAGGTCATGGCCGAAGCGAAAGGTCGTGGCTACGACACCAAGGTCCTGCGCAAGATCATGCCGATCCGCAAGCGTGACGCGAACGACCTCGCTGAGGAACAGGCCGTGATGGACCTCTACATGTCCGCCCTAGGGATGGTGTGA
- a CDS encoding P27 family phage terminase small subunit produces the protein MKGRKPQPSNVIPMKGAAPRHVPEAPEFLSEQGRKVWEELAPVMVMKDRLEPHHVYQFAAYCESVSNFIAATHTLACEGMYYETITRNGKQQKITAASRLQEGAMATMRQNGALFGLSPVDDARLKTGAQGDLFADVLDQLKNGTD, from the coding sequence ATGAAGGGTCGCAAGCCACAACCGAGCAACGTGATCCCGATGAAAGGGGCCGCACCGCGCCATGTGCCCGAGGCACCCGAATTCCTCAGCGAGCAAGGCCGCAAGGTCTGGGAAGAACTGGCGCCGGTGATGGTCATGAAGGACCGGCTCGAGCCGCACCACGTCTACCAGTTCGCGGCCTATTGCGAGAGCGTGTCGAACTTCATTGCGGCCACCCACACACTGGCCTGTGAGGGGATGTATTACGAAACCATCACCCGAAACGGGAAGCAGCAAAAGATTACTGCGGCCAGCAGGTTGCAGGAAGGAGCAATGGCGACGATGCGCCAGAACGGGGCGCTATTCGGGCTGTCACCGGTCGATGATGCCCGTCTCAAGACCGGCGCGCAGGGGGATCTATTCGCCGATGTGCTGGACCAGTTGAAGAATGGAACCGATTGA
- a CDS encoding HNH endonuclease translates to MAIRKVCVAPGCDDMALPGLAHCDEHEAARQDKLAARRKAAKGSEVAQAGIALYRTKRWREAAKAHLRRHPLCRDCEELGALVEAREVDHIVPHRGDPAKFWDRGNWQGLCKSCHSRKTAGEVLHRAAKG, encoded by the coding sequence ATGGCGATCCGCAAGGTCTGCGTCGCACCCGGCTGCGATGACATGGCGCTGCCCGGTCTCGCGCATTGCGACGAACACGAGGCTGCACGGCAGGACAAGCTCGCGGCACGTCGTAAGGCTGCGAAAGGTTCGGAGGTCGCGCAGGCAGGCATCGCGCTCTATCGCACCAAGCGATGGCGCGAGGCGGCCAAAGCGCACCTGCGACGGCATCCGCTGTGCCGCGACTGCGAGGAGCTTGGTGCCCTGGTCGAGGCGCGCGAGGTTGATCACATCGTGCCGCATCGTGGCGATCCGGCGAAGTTCTGGGACCGCGGAAACTGGCAAGGGCTGTGCAAGTCCTGCCACAGCCGCAAGACGGCCGGCGAAGTGCTGCATCGCGCAGCGAAAGGCTGA
- a CDS encoding excisionase family DNA-binding protein, whose product MLAKRWECSAETVRQMIRDGRLPAFRVGRMMRVTQQVVEQYECGTIGSGGLRAASSSCGTNQTARGDVIALRLTQQRKRSEKRAT is encoded by the coding sequence ATGCTCGCCAAACGCTGGGAGTGCTCAGCGGAAACGGTGAGGCAGATGATCAGAGACGGAAGGTTGCCAGCCTTCCGGGTCGGGCGCATGATGCGCGTAACACAGCAAGTTGTGGAGCAATACGAATGCGGGACTATCGGATCGGGAGGCTTAAGGGCCGCTTCGTCGTCATGTGGAACGAACCAGACGGCGCGCGGCGACGTTATCGCCTTGCGGCTGACACAGCAAAGGAAGCGGAGCGAGAAGCGCGCGACCTGA
- a CDS encoding STAS-like domain-containing protein, with protein sequence MQTIRVRDFSRFPGGRFKRFGTHSGEEFRDSVLRPALGGGADQLEVDLTDIFTFQPSFLDEAFAGLIKLGVISASDFKRKFVFKYNMANKPYVEMIMRYVNEAAASKSDASKAN encoded by the coding sequence ATGCAAACGATTCGCGTAAGAGATTTTTCCAGATTTCCTGGCGGGCGCTTCAAGCGCTTCGGCACCCACAGTGGTGAGGAGTTTCGCGATTCGGTACTACGCCCGGCTTTGGGTGGTGGTGCTGATCAGCTTGAGGTCGACCTCACCGATATTTTTACCTTTCAGCCGTCTTTTCTTGATGAGGCTTTTGCCGGTCTCATTAAGCTGGGTGTGATCAGCGCGAGCGACTTCAAGCGTAAGTTTGTCTTTAAGTACAACATGGCAAACAAGCCATACGTTGAAATGATTATGCGGTATGTAAATGAAGCGGCCGCAAGTAAATCTGACGCCTCTAAGGCAAATTAA